A region of Cryomorphaceae bacterium DNA encodes the following proteins:
- a CDS encoding DUF4837 family protein: MVSCDEDASHVLPRYSGAPGELLVIIPDALYESRPGDILYDHFAAYQAMLPQAEPYFNLVHLSPEKVNNITRQHRNLLFVNIKPESEETPRVEALRNKWASEQLVVNVYAPSIDAFDSLMADNGPALLEKFNEYERKRLKGNFAFRKNHNIADELRIQEALSITVPRDCSIARQEKNFTWIERKREKPSGGSLHDVLQGVLVYHYPYTADTSFTAGHILAVRDSVLRRYVPGSVEGSYMTTEYLVEPAYRVVEHNGAYAVEMRGLWKVALGAPMGGPFISLTVHDEQRGRIVTAEGFVFAPKFSKREYLREVEAMIYSIEWPDVEDSEKS; encoded by the coding sequence ATGGTCTCCTGCGATGAAGATGCATCGCATGTGCTGCCCAGATATTCCGGTGCTCCGGGCGAATTGCTGGTAATTATACCAGATGCGCTTTATGAGTCGCGCCCGGGAGATATCCTCTACGACCACTTTGCCGCATACCAGGCTATGCTACCTCAGGCCGAGCCCTATTTCAACCTGGTGCACCTCAGCCCGGAAAAAGTAAACAACATAACACGACAGCACCGCAATCTGCTGTTTGTAAACATCAAGCCCGAATCAGAAGAAACCCCAAGGGTGGAGGCCCTTCGAAACAAATGGGCGTCCGAACAACTCGTGGTGAATGTCTATGCGCCGTCCATTGATGCATTCGATTCACTGATGGCCGATAACGGGCCGGCTTTACTCGAAAAGTTCAACGAGTACGAGCGCAAAAGGCTGAAAGGGAATTTTGCTTTCCGCAAGAACCACAACATTGCCGATGAACTTCGTATTCAAGAAGCCCTGAGCATTACCGTGCCTCGTGATTGCAGCATTGCCCGACAGGAAAAGAATTTTACGTGGATTGAGCGCAAACGCGAAAAACCTTCGGGCGGCTCATTACACGATGTACTGCAAGGTGTATTGGTCTATCATTATCCATACACGGCCGATACCTCTTTCACCGCGGGTCATATACTTGCTGTGCGCGACTCCGTGTTGAGGCGTTACGTTCCCGGATCCGTTGAGGGCTCGTACATGACCACCGAATACCTTGTAGAACCTGCATATCGGGTGGTTGAGCACAACGGAGCATACGCCGTTGAAATGCGTGGATTGTGGAAAGTAGCGCTGGGAGCCCCTATGGGAGGCCCTTTCATCAGCTTAACAGTGCACGACGAGCAGCGCGGAAGAATTGTAACCGCCGAGGGATTTGTCTTTGCTCCAAAATTCAGCAAACGTGAGTACCTGCGCGAAGTAGAGGCCATGATTTACAGTATCGAGTGGCCCGACGTTGAAGACTCTGAAAAAAGCTGA
- a CDS encoding SPOR domain-containing protein, with translation MYFRTKPGALALQNHIGDLLYHYDCVIIPEFGGFVTNYKPASLNKRLHLFQPPSKEVSFNRSLVKNDGLLASHLAEWNNCTFEEANDKIRTEVEDYFTRLNNGERITFKKVGIVYRDTARQLRFQPSQEENFLKDAFGLEQLFAIPVMQPEKVPESTGLPQSAPVKKVPAPEPAEAPVVPITHAANLENDAAEAQESSGNRRARWIWAAAVVLPFLLYSGWLVSSADVLRPAHLTIADLNPFAPKDPPVYTAREHTFLWVDHSEDDALLELLDSEKEVVRIAFTDVSNEEGVAVRLRMPEPPPAPAVNTYVATPELLAMRYHVVGGCFAELSNAHKLVDRLRAKGYPAYLLDQHKGLYRVTFGNYARRQEALDALRDIKRDEMPAAWLLLR, from the coding sequence TTGTACTTTCGTACAAAGCCCGGCGCATTGGCCCTTCAAAATCACATAGGCGATTTACTATACCACTATGACTGCGTAATTATTCCGGAGTTTGGCGGTTTTGTTACCAATTACAAACCAGCTTCGCTCAACAAGCGCCTGCATCTTTTTCAACCCCCTTCCAAGGAGGTGTCATTTAACCGCAGCCTGGTGAAAAACGACGGTCTTTTGGCCAGCCACCTCGCAGAATGGAACAACTGCACGTTTGAGGAGGCCAACGATAAAATACGTACAGAGGTAGAAGACTATTTTACCCGCCTCAACAATGGAGAGCGGATCACCTTTAAAAAGGTGGGCATAGTTTATCGCGATACGGCCAGACAATTGCGGTTTCAACCATCGCAGGAAGAGAACTTCTTGAAAGACGCCTTTGGGTTGGAGCAGTTGTTTGCCATTCCGGTGATGCAACCGGAAAAAGTACCGGAATCAACCGGCTTGCCGCAATCGGCTCCGGTTAAAAAGGTTCCTGCTCCTGAACCAGCAGAGGCTCCCGTAGTTCCCATTACCCATGCAGCAAACCTGGAGAATGATGCCGCAGAAGCTCAGGAAAGTTCGGGTAATCGCAGGGCGCGATGGATATGGGCTGCGGCAGTTGTGTTGCCTTTTCTTCTTTACTCAGGGTGGTTGGTATCATCAGCAGATGTGCTTCGCCCGGCCCATCTTACCATTGCAGACCTTAACCCCTTCGCCCCCAAGGATCCCCCGGTATATACAGCCCGTGAGCACACTTTTTTGTGGGTAGATCATTCTGAAGATGATGCCTTGCTGGAATTGCTCGACTCCGAAAAAGAGGTTGTGCGCATAGCGTTTACTGATGTATCCAATGAAGAGGGCGTTGCTGTGCGATTGAGGATGCCCGAACCGCCACCTGCACCAGCGGTAAACACCTATGTAGCCACTCCTGAGCTCCTTGCCATGCGTTACCATGTGGTGGGCGGGTGTTTCGCAGAGCTGTCCAACGCACACAAGCTGGTAGATCGATTGCGTGCAAAGGGCTATCCAGCCTATTTGCTCGATCAGCACAAAGGGCTTTACCGGGTTACATTCGGTAATTATGCGCGCCGACAGGAGGCGCTGGATGCGCTGCGCGATATCAAGCGCGATGAAATGCCTGCTGCCTGGTTATTGCTGCGTTAA